One genomic region from Tigriopus californicus strain San Diego chromosome 4, Tcal_SD_v2.1, whole genome shotgun sequence encodes:
- the LOC131879563 gene encoding uncharacterized protein LOC131879563 — translation MTRFLEKNGENIQLLGPARRPQDEGAVRRCNFTSTSPPPYRYTQITMILRTCMLAALLISGVCGQETSKLDTPTVVEGISVSLEEEQAPIAAQERIDFSGEDDQIALESNIAEDRDHSVVVAPPNDQYAVASGIDTFSAPQGGNSYSAPQQSQNSYNAPQQEEDSYGSPQAPVEDSYGSPQAPVEDGYGSPQAPPVDDGYGSPQAPPVQDAAPQQQNYGPIPVPLSVPVKPSSLVLPQQPQGGYRPPKPQYNPRPQPPKRPSYRPPPPIRRPPPKRPQYKPQKPLYKPRPGPPKPQYKPRPGPPKPQYRPQKPQYKPPQKPQYKPQPKPQYGPPKPQYKPQPSQPKPQYKPAPAPIQSQPQNSYSQPAISSSNSYTSSSLSTSSSHSSPSHSSSSSSSSSSSSSSGDPWPQAQPEMPKITSLDVTCEKNLMKVFIEFDKPFYGIIFSKGHYSDVNCVHLPAGLGRTNAKFDVSINSCGTTGNTENGLYGYGADSGSGTFFENTIVVQYDPQVQEVWDQARKLRCTWHDQYEKSVTFRPFPVDMLDVVRADFAGDNVGCWMQIQVGKGPWASEVSGLVKIGQTMTMVLAIKDDDQKFDMLVRNCMAHDGKRAPIQLVDQKGCVTRPKLMSKFTKIKNFGASASVLSYAHFQAFKFPDSMEVHFQCTIQICRYQCPDQCDSGSGSQSQGSYNAPSESQNQDSYGSPQSSPVSGNEDSYGSPQSSPVGNEDSYGSPQGSPVKQDSYGSPQSAPQSSYSGSKRARREADTEEDLDLEDVGVEKVIQVVSSGDLTFAIKESDNETVVDVYPPVTQSWAGEQGYICMSTPAFAATLVILLAILVISCLLSAFLCLRHRSYYGETSLIAAFANPVFAHKKSHF, via the exons ATGACAAGATTTCTCgagaaaaatggagaaaatattcaattgctGGGCCCAGCCAGGAGACCCCAAGATGAGGGGGCTGTCAG gCGTTGTAACTTCACCTCGACTTCACCTCCTCCATACAGATACACACAGATCACCATGATTCTAAGGACGTGTATGTTGGCCGCACTCCTGATCTCAGGG GTGTGTGGCCAGGAGACTTCTAAACTTGATACGCCCACCGTTGTGGAGGGTATCTCGGTCTCactggaagaagaacaagCCCCCATTGCTGCCCAAGAACGGATCGACTTCTCTGGCGAAGACGACCAGATTGCCTTGGAGAGTAACATTGCCGAGGATCGAGATCACTCTGTGGTTGTGGCCCCACCCAATGATCAATACGCCGTTGCATCTGGGATTGACACTTTCAGTGCTCCTCAAGGTGGAAACTCCTACAGCGCTCCACAACAGAGTCAAAACTCGTACAACGCCCCtcaacaagaagaagacagcTACGGTTCCCCTCAGGCACCTGTCGAGGACAGCTACGGGTCACCCCAAGCTCCGGTTGAGGATGGCTATGGTTCTCCTCAAGCTCCTCCAGTTGATGATGGATACGGCTCTCCTCAAGCTCCTCCTGTGCAAGATG CTGCTCCTCAACAACAAAACTATGGACCCATCCCGGTGCCTCTCTCGGTCCCAGTCAAGCCTTCGTCTTTGGTGTTGCCTCAACAACCTCAGGGTGGATATAGACCCCCTAAGCCTCAATACAATCCGAGACCACAACCACCCAAGCGGCCCTCTTACAGGCCTCCTCCCCCAATTCGACGACCTCCCCCTAAGCGACCCCAATACAAGCCGCAAAAGCCGCTCTACAAGCCCAGACCCGGACCTCCCAAGCCTCAATACAAGCCCAGACCCGGTCCTCCCAAGCCCCAATACCGACCCCAAAAGCCCCAATACAAGCCCCCGCAAAAGCCGCAATACAAGCCTCAGCCTAAACCTCAATATGGACCACCCAAGCCTCAATACAAGCCGCAACCCAGCCAGCCCAAGCCTCAATACAAGCCTGCTCCCGCACCAATCCAGAGCCAACCCCAGAACTCGTACAGCCAACCTGCTATCAGCTCATCCAACTCGTACACATCTAGCTCGTTGTCCACTTCGTCTTCGCATTCCTCGCCATCCcactcttcttcctcgtcgtcgtcgtcctcttcctcgtcctcatcagGAGACCCATGGCCTCAAGCTCAACCCGAGATGCCAAAGATCACCAGCTTGGATGTGACTTGCGAGAAAAATTTGATGAAGGTCTTTATCGAGTTCGACAAGCCTTTCTACGGTATCATCTTCTCGAAAGGACACTACTCTGACGTCAATTGCGTTCACTTGCCCGCTGGTCTTGGCCGAACTAATGCCAAGTTCGATGTTTCTATCAACTCTTGTGGAACCACTGGAAACACCGAGAATGGCCTTTATGGTTATGGCGCTGATTCTGGATCTGgtaccttctttgaaaataCCATTGTTGTTCAGTACGACCCTCAAGTGCAAGAAGTCTGGGATCAAGCTCGCAAGCTCCGATGCACGTGGCATGATCAGTATGAGAAGTCTGTCACCTTCAGACCTTTCCCCGTCGATATGTTGGACGTCGTTCGAGCCGATTTTGCTGGCGATAATGTTGGCTGCTGGATGCAGATTCAAGTTGGAAAGGGCCCATGGGCTAGCGAGGTGTCTGGCTTGGTGAAGATTGGACAGACCATGACCATGGtcttggccatcaaggacGACGATCAGAAGTTCGACATGCTGGTTCGCAACTGTATGGCTCATGATGGCAAACGCGCCCCTATTCAATTGGTGGACCAGAAGGGATGTGTCACTCGACCTAAGCTCATGTCCAAATTTACCAAAATCAAGAACTTTGGCGCCTCGGCCTCCGTTTTGTCCTATGCCCACTTCCAGGCCTTCAAGTTCCCTGACTCGATGGAGGTTCACTTCCAATGTACCATTCAGATCTGCCGTTACCAATGTCCTGACCAATGCGACTCTGGATCTGGATCCCAGTCCCAAGGTTCGTACAACGCTCCCAGCGAGTCTCAAAACCAAGACTCCTATGGTTCTCCTCAGAGTTCACCAGTGAGTGGAAACGAGGACTCTTATGGCTCTCCGCAAAGCTCTCCCGTAGGCAATGAGGACTCTTACGGATCGCCTCAAGGCTCTCCCGTTAAGCAAGATTCGTATGGCTCGCCGCAATCTGCTCCTCAGTCCAGTTATAGTGGATCAAAGAGGGCTCGTCGTGAGGCTGATACCGAAGAGGACCTCGACCTCGAGGATGTTGGCGTGGAGAAGGTGATCCAAGTGGTCTCCAGCGGCGACCTCACTTTTGCCATCAAGGAATCCGACAATGAGACTGTCGTCGACGTCTACCCTCCTGTGACCCAAAGTTGGGCAGGAGAGCAAGGTTATATTTGCATGTCTACCCCGGCATTTGCCGCTACCCTTGTCATCCTGTTGGCTATTCTAGTAATCTCTTGTCTCCTGTCGGCCTTCCTTTGCCTTCGGCACCGGTCTTACTATGGCGAAACATCCCTTATCGCTGCCTTTGCCAACCCTGTCTTTGCTCATAAGAAGAGTCACTTCTAA